TGAACTCGATTCAACAAAAGCAGAATTGTTCAACAATCTTGGCACAGCCTATTTAGCCAAAGGCGACCTGGATTTAGCTCTGCCAAATCTCTATCAAGCTATTCGTCTAAAACCCGACTATACAAGTGCTCACTACAATCTTGGTCATTTGCTCTATTACAAAGGCGATTATGCAAGCTCGGTTAATGCTTACCAGGAAGCTTTAAAACTGGATCAAAATCAAGCTTCAATTCATCGCGATTTAGGCGATGCGCTTAGCGCTCAAGGCAACCAACATGGCGCTGTAATTGAGTTTGAACGCGCTAAGAGTTTAGGTGACAATTCAACAGACAATATTCTGAGAATTGCTCGCGCCTTTGAATCCATAGACGAATACAGCAAAGCAGAAGCTGCTCTCAAACAAGCTCTTTTACAGAATGCAAATAATGCAGAACTCTTAAGCGAACTGGGCTCTGTTGAATGGAAGCAAGAAAAATATCCACAAGCAAAGACTACCTTGGAAAAGGCACTACAAGCTGATCCTGGCTATGCGCAAGCGCGCAACAATTTAGCAATTGTGCTTTATGACCTAAATGAATTTCAGCCGGCTATTGCTTTCTGGAAACAAGCACTTTTATTGAAACCTGATTTTGCTGAGGTTCACTACAATCTTGGTTGCGCTCTCTACCAATCCGGTTTGTTCAGCCAGGCCGCGGAAGCATTTCAAGAATGCCTGAAAATGAATCCGAAAAACGTAAATGCTCTTAACAACCTTGGATTATCTTTGCTGAAGCAAGGCAATCGCCAACAGGCAATTGAAAAGTGGCGCGAAGCCAAGAAACTGTGCCCTGAATGCC
The Candidatus Obscuribacterales bacterium DNA segment above includes these coding regions:
- a CDS encoding tetratricopeptide repeat protein — translated: MQSSSNSSSNKTVTAILSLALSFAFLSPSLAQSNQYKLAKPDVSSVLPAFTSVNELITKGNDAYRKGNLEEAINLLKTAAQRQPKNVAVHNNLAMCLKKQGNLDKAIEEYKSAIELDSTKAELFNNLGTAYLAKGDLDLALPNLYQAIRLKPDYTSAHYNLGHLLYYKGDYASSVNAYQEALKLDQNQASIHRDLGDALSAQGNQHGAVIEFERAKSLGDNSTDNILRIARAFESIDEYSKAEAALKQALLQNANNAELLSELGSVEWKQEKYPQAKTTLEKALQADPGYAQARNNLAIVLYDLNEFQPAIAFWKQALLLKPDFAEVHYNLGCALYQSGLFSQAAEAFQECLKMNPKNVNALNNLGLSLLKQGNRQQAIEKWREAKKLCPECPLIADNLQIADEATGKDR